A part of Setaria viridis chromosome 8, Setaria_viridis_v4.0, whole genome shotgun sequence genomic DNA contains:
- the LOC117834374 gene encoding tryptophan decarboxylase 1 has product MGSLDSNPATFDAFAAEADGFQPLNADDVRSYLHKSVDFIYDYYKSVESLPVLPGVEPGYLRRLLQCAPPSAAAPFDIAMKELREAVVPGMTHWASPNFFAFFPATNSAAAIAGELIASAMNTVGFTWQANPAATEMEVLALDWLAQLLRLPASFLMHRTDAGEGRGTGGGVILGTTSEAMLVTLVAARDAALRRMGSSGVAGITRLVVYAADQTHSTFFKACRLTGFDPANIRSIPTGADTDYGLDPTKLLEAMQADVDTGLVPTYVCATVGTTSTNAVDPVGAIADVAARFNAWVHVDAAYAGSACICPEFRHHLDGVERVDSISMSPHKWLMTCLDCTCLWVRDAHRLTDSLETNPEYLKNGASDSGAVTDLKDMQVGVGRRFRGLKLWMVMRTYGAARLQEHIRSDVAMAKMFEESVRSDDRFEVVVPRNFALVCFRIKPHGGGMTTEEDADGANHELMERLNRTGKAYLAHTVVGGKFVLRFAVGSSLQEERHVRSAWELIRKTTDEIMEGEKKCVHEDGC; this is encoded by the coding sequence ATGGGCAGCCTTGACAGCAACCCTGCCACCTTTGACGCGTTCGCCGCTGAGGCCGACGGCTTCCAGCCGCTCAACGCCGACGACGTCCGCTCCTACCTGCACAAGTCCGTCGACTTCATCTACGACTACTACAAGTCCGTCGAGTCCCTGCCCGTGCTCCCCGGCGTCGAGCCGGGGTACCTGCGCCGCCTGCTGCAGTGCGCGCCACCCAGCGCTGCCGCGCCGTTCGACATCGCTATGAAGGAGCTCCGGGAGGCCGTGGTGCCGGGGATGACCCACTGGGCCAGCCCCAACTTCTTCGCCTTCTTCCCGGCGACCAACAGCGCCGCGGCCATCGCCGGGGAGCTCATCGCCTCCGCGATGAACACCGTCGGGTTCACGTGGCAGGCCAACCCGGCCGCCACGGAGATGGAGGTGCTCGCGCTCGACTGGCTCGCGCAGCTCCTGCGCCTGCCGGCGAGCTTCCTCATGCACCGcaccgacgccggcgagggccgcggcaccggcggcggcgtcatccTCGGCACCACCAGCGAGGCAATGCTGGtcacgctcgtcgccgcccgcgaCGCCGCGCTGCGACGCATGGGCTCCAGCGGCGTCGCCGGGATCACGCGGCTGGTCGTCTACGCCGCCGACCAGACCCACTCCACCTTCTTCAAGGCGTGCCGCCTCACCGGCTTCGACCCGGCCAACATCAGGTCCATCCCCACCGGCGCCGACACGGACTACGGCCTCGACCCGACGAAGCTGCTTGAGGCCATGCAGGCCGACGTCGACACCGGCCTCGTGCCGACCTACGTCTGCGCCACGGTCGGCACCACGTCGACGAACGCCGTCGACCCGGTGGGCGCCATCGCTGACGTCGCCGCCCGGTTCAACGCGTGGGTCCACGTCGACGCCGCCTACGCCGGGAGCGCCTGCATCTGCCCGGAGTTCCGGCACCACCTCGACGGCGTGGAGCGCGTGGACTCCATCAGCATGAGCCCGCACAAGTGGCTGATGACGTGCCTCGACTGCACCTGCCTCTGGGTCCGCGACGCGCACCGTCTCACCGACTCCCTGGAGACCAACCCGGAGTACCTCAAGAACGGCGCGAGCGACTCGGGGGCCGTCACCGACCTCAAGGACATGCAGgtcggcgtcggccgccgctTCCGCGGGCTCAAGCTCTGGATGGTCATGCGCACCTACGGCGCCGCCAGGCTCCAGGAGCACATCCGCAGCGACGTCGCCATGGCCAAGATGTTCGAGGAATCCGTGCGCAGCGACGACCGGTTCGAGGTCGTCGTGCCGAGGAACTTCGCGCTGGTGTGCTTCAGGATCAAGCCCCACGGCGGCGGCATGACgacggaggaggacgccgacgggGCCAACCATGAGCTCATGGAGCGGCTGAACAGGACCGGGAAGGCGTACCTGGCTCACACGGTGGTCGGCGGTAAGTTCGTGCTGAGGTTCGCGGTGGGGTCGTCGCTGCAGGAGGAGAGGCACGTGCGAAGCGCGTGGGAGCTCATCAGGAAGACCACCGATGAGATCATGGAGGGAGAGAAGAAGTGCGTGCATGAGGATGGGTGCTGA
- the LOC117866171 gene encoding tryptamine 5-hydroxylase has translation MEELIRLVLPVSVLVLVSAVYLYFTVLGNRSRQRMPPAPPGWPVIGHLHLLSGMPHHTLAELAKAMRAPLLRLQLGSVRAVVISKPELARAALTTNDAALASRPHLLSGQFLSFGCSDVTFGPAGPYHRMARRVVVSELLSPRRVATYGRVRVGELRRLLARLTRSASSPAAVPVDLSECFLHLANDVLCRVAFGRRFAHGKGDKLGAVLVEAQDLFAGFTVGDFFPELEPFASTVTGLRRRLKNCLANLREVCDEIIDNHISGKRQRVPGDRDEDFVDVLLRVQKSQDLEVPLTDDNIKALVLDMFIAGTDTSSATLEWVMTELVRHPWILKKAQDEVRRVVGDRGAVEESDLGELHYMRAVIKETFRLHPVVPLLVPRESVAPSKLGGYDIPAGTRVFINTFAMGQDPEIWDKPTEFSPERFDNGGGDIDLKDPDFRLLPFGGGRRGCPGYSFALATVQLTLASLLYHFDWALPAGVRADDVNLDEVFGLATRKKEPLFVVVRNNEQYEFKGEELNEVQD, from the exons ATGGAGGAGCTTATTAGGCTTGTGTTGCCAGTTTCCGTCCTTGTCTTGGTCTCCGCTGTGTATCTCTACTTCACGGTCCTGGGCAACCGCTCCCGGCAGCGGatgccgcctgcgccgccggggTGGCCGGTGATCGGGCATCTGCACCTGCTCTCCGGCATGCCCCACCACACGCTCGCCGAGCTAGCCAAGGCCATGCGCGCGCCGCTGCTCCGGCTGCAGCTCGGCAGCGTCCGGGCCGTGGTGATCTCCAAGCCGGAGCTGGCGCGGGCTGCGCTCACGACCAACGACGCCGCGCTGGCGTCGCGGCCGCACCTCCTGTCGGGGCAGTTCCTCTCCTTCGGGTGCTCCGACGTCACGTTCGGGCCGGCGGGGCCGTACCACCGCATGGCGCGGCGGGTGGTCGTGTCGGAGCTCctctccccgcgccgcgtcGCGACGTACGGCAGGGTCCGGGTCGGCGAGCTCCGGCGTCTCCTCGCGCGCCTAACCAGGagcgcctcctcgccggcggcggtgcccgtCGACCTCAGCGAGTGCTTCCTCCACCTCGCCAACGACGTGCTCTGCCGCGTCGCGTTCGGGCGCCGCTTCGCCCACGGCAAGGGGGACAAGCTCGGCGCGGTACTCGTCGAGGCGCAGGACCTCTTCGCCGGGTTCACCGTCGGCGACTTCTTCCCGGAGCTCGAGCCCTTCGCCAGCACCGTCAcaggcctccgccgccgcctcaagAACTGCCTCGCCAACCTCCGCGAGGTCTGCGACGAGATCATCGACAACCACATCAGCGGCAAGCGCCAGCGCGTCCCCGGCGACCGCGACGAGGACTTCGTCGACGTCCTCCTCCGCGTCCAGAAGTCGCAGGACCTCGAGGTTCCCCTGACCGACGACAACATCAAGGCCCTTGTACTG GACATGTTCATCGCCGGCACGGACACGTCATCCGCGACGCTGGAGTGGGTGATGACCGAGCTGGTGCGGCACCCATGGATCCTCAAGAAGGCGCAAGACGAGGTGCGGCGAGTCGTCGGCGACCGGGGCGCCGTGGAGGAGTCGGACCTCGGCGAGCTCCACTACATGCGCGCCGTGATCAAGGAGACCTTCCGCCTCCACCCGGTGGTGCCGCTGCTGGTGCCGCGGGAGTCCGTGGCTCCCAGCAAGCTCGGCGGCTACGACATCCCGGCCGGGACGCGCGTGTTCATCAACACCTTCGCCATGGGCCAGGACCCGGAGATCTGGGACAAACCGACGGAGTTCTCGCCGGAGCGGTtcgacaacggcggcggcgacatcgACCTCAAGGACCCGGACTTCAGGCTGCTGCccttcggcggcggccggagggggTGCCCCGGGTACTCGTTCGCGCTGGCCACAGTGCAGCTCACCCTCGCGAGCCTGCTGTACCACTTCGACtgggcgctgccggccggcgttCGTGCCGACGACGTCAACCTCGACGAGGTCTTCGGGCTCGCCACCAGGAAGAAGGAGCCGCTGTTCGTCGTCGTCAGGAACAACGAGCAGTACGAGTTTAAGGGGGAGGAGTTGAACGAGGTCCAAGACTAG